The sequence gtggaggagaaaaggaaggtaGCAGACTGCTTTTTGTCCTGTATGGATGGATGAATTTCAAGGGTTGGTCTGGGGGTTCCTGAGCTCTGCAGTGTAAACCCAAAGGTGGAAAATGAGGCACTGAGTTGGAGGGTTTAGAGCTCCTGCACaggtaaaaggaaaatctgTCCAAGAGGATAGCTGAGTGTGGGGGTGGTTTTCCTGAGGAAATTTGGATATCTTCATCACTGAAGGTTTTCAAGAATAGCTTACACAACCGTTCTTGAAATGGTTAAGGCCCTTCCTAGCCTCTTTTTAGACCTGGTTGGATTCAATATGCTTTGTGTCATTTAAAGGCTATGTTTAATTTTGGCTGTTGATACCAGCTGCAATTGCTGAACAGTTTTAGagtctttctttctgtcagTCCCAAACCAGCAGAgcctcttctctgcttctctcttatCTGGCTTAATTTCTGATCCCTTTACACCTGTCTCcactttctgaataaaataaatgaagaaggaaaaaatactgaagtattcAGTATGTATTTTGTTATATTCCTTCAATATTTTGTCATAAGTAGAATGAAAGATGAAGGGGAGAAAGGGCTTTTCTAATCATCTAACTGTAATCTTACTTCTCTTTCTAGTGTACCCATGGTCTCCAGTGATCACATAGTCCCTACATTTATATTATTGCTCCAGCAGCTTGATCCTGGGATATTGTGATCTCCTACAGCATCACTAACAGTTTGCACAGCAAGGGTATTGCATAGCAGTATTGCAATCTGATAACGCTGTGGAAATTCTTTCGGGGGACTGGTGCAATACaaagcttttatatatattataggTGGAGTTTTAGTAGGTATCTTTTATGTTGACTCACATGCATTCATAACTACTTTTTATATTGATTGATATCACTACTGAGGCAAGTGTATAGCTCTTCTTGGAATGCAAGCACAGTTTTCAAAAGACCAAATTTTGACAGAATTGTACACAAATAATTGGtgtcttgtttttcccttccttccccccactTTTAGCTGGCTGTGAGGTGGTTGGAACACAACTGCCGCTACCAGTACATGGATGAACTTCTCCAGTATGTCCGCTTTGGCCTTATGGATGTGGATACACTGCATACCGTAGCTCTTTCTCATCCTCTTGTCCAAGCTAGTGAAACTGCGACAGCACTTATTAATGAGGCCTTGGCTTACCACCAGAGCATCTATGCACAGCCAGTTTGGCAAACCAGAAGGACAAAACCTCGCTTCCAGTCAGACACTCTTTACATTATTGGTGGGAAAAAACGTGAAATCTGTAAAGTGAAGGAATTGCGATACTTCAATCCAGTAGATCAAGAGAACGTTCATATCGCAGGGATTGCAAACTGGAGCGAGCTAGCGCCTATGCCTGTAGGGAGAAGCCACCACTGTGTTGCTGTCATGGGAGACTTTCTTTTTGTAGCTGGTGGAGAGGCAGAGCACTCCACAGGGCGCACTTGTGCGGTGAGAACTGCCTGTCGATACGATCCCCGCACTAACTCTTGGGCTGAGATAGCTCCAATGAAGAACTGTCGGGAACACTTTGTGCTGGGAGCAGTGGACGAGTACCTCTATGCAGTAGGGGGCAGAAATGAATTGCGTCAAGTGTTACCTACAGTGGAACGCTATTGCCCCAAGAAGAACAAGTGGACCTTTGTACAGTCCTTTGATCGATCGCTCTCATGCCATGCAGGATATGTGGTGGATGGTCTTCTTTGGATATCAGGTAGAAAACATTTCACACAGTTTGAGGTACTaacaaaataccaaaatacTGTCTCTAATGAAACTAATAAATCTTCTTAGGTTTATATGTCAGGATAACTTTTGTCTTAGGAGATGGGTATTTCAAAGAATTTAAGCCTGGAAGCATAAAATCAAGCTTGATTAGAAGTATAGGAGCATAACATACcaatacaatattttttgtctGCTAAATATCTCTCTGTGTTTCCAAGCTGCATATCTCATATGTGCTACCTCCAGTTGGCATTCATAAATCTCAGTGAATCGAAATGATAATGCACTTTTGGATGAATTTCAAGTGACAAATTCTGTGtgcttcttaaaaacaaaaaacaagaccCAGTTTCTGTAGTATGATCTGGTACCACTGCATTTATTCCTGATAATGAAATGGAGAATTAAGTGCTTGTTGGCTTGTGTAGGTCCAGGGCTTGAAGGCAGGTGTATGAACTGCTCCAACTTGCTCTTGAGGATATTGTAACAGGCCAAGATGACCTTTGGTAGAAATCATGCACAGCTCTGTCCATAACCAAGTGTACGGGACTGCCTGTCATAAATCATAGCTTTATGGCACAGATAGATGAAAGTATAGGCCTTGTAATCTTAAACTAACATACCATTTGCAACTCAGTCTgatgtactttttattttacatgtgcACAATGATGGGAGTTGAGGACGTTGTGCCATCAATCTTTGTAGTGACTTCTCTGTTATTAGTTGCTTTGGAACAAGGTGCTGTCTACAGAAAATttgacaggagaaaaaaaccccaccttttaGTAAGAAGTGTGTCATGGAAGTTTATAAAGTTGTAATATTTATCAAGCAAGTTAATGAGTAAATGGGGCCAGCCCTTGAGGAAAATGCTCAGTGATTGCCATCTTCACTGCATATACCCTCTGGGGATTTTAACATTGTCTGGGATCCCTCTGGTGAAAAGATGGTATATGAATGAAAGATTAAGTTAGCTACTTAGGCCTTTGTGCttctgcccagggaagtggtggagtcaccacccctggaggtatttaaaagatgtgtagatgtgctgcttagggacatggtttactggtggacttggtagtgttagattaacagttggactcgatcttaaaggtcttttccaacctaaacaattctatgattctgtgactctcAAAGTATGTCATTTAGGTATGACATCTGCAAGGATACTCCTTGCAGATGTATCTTTCTGCCCATATGGATTAAGTGCCTTGTGGGAATGGATTCCCAAGCATTGGCAGGGGAGGTAGCAGGTatctatttttatacatatacactaaaataatgaataatgaCTTTGGAATTAAAAGCATGACAGAATGCAGAAAATCACCAAGATCCCTGGCAGGTGCTTTGGGTCACTTCCTTCAACAACTGGCATCGACGGAATCATGTAGAGTTTGTGCTGTGTGTTAATTCTGAAGTGTGCACACGGTGGACTTGAGACCCAGGTGCGGTACAGAAACAGGGTTTCTGCTTTAGGGTACCAGCTGGGCACGTTCAGAGCATTACCCTGTTTATTCTCTACCTTTCCTATTTTATCAGTGGAGAGAGATGTGTGCCTGTGATGGGCAATTCAAATACATGGATGCTACTACTGCtgtgtcttgatttttttttttctcctcttgtggTTTACATTTGTCAGTCTCTATTTATGAAAAACAGGACTTTTTAGGAAATTGTGCTAAATGTATTCATATAAAATCATTGAACGAGCACTAGAAACATCCATGAGAGTGTGGTCCTTGCTCCAGTacatgaaaaaattaatattttttcttaatttatttttttttctgtacaaaaaacccccaaggaAGTATTTGATAGAGGTTTTTAAGTGAAATGTGGGACTGGTTGAAGATTAGTTTTAATCTTTCCAGATATGctaggaaagggaaaattatgCTGAGGATTAATTAATGTGCTTAGTTACGTAAGTGAAATGCATGCCTGCCTGTGTGTTTAAATACTATCTGCATTTATATAATGAAGCAGTATGATATTCTGTTCAAGAATATGCCTCTAATACAGCTGTAGAATCAGGGGAAGAGGTAAGTGGAAGCCTATTAGATAAACTCTTTAAAACTgggcaaaacaacaaaatatattttgttatcAGCATTGTTccatttatatttgaaaatactacCAACATAACTTCTGTTATAAAGTCACAGTAAGGAGCAATGTTTTGGCAGTGCAATAAGATAGACAGGACTTTTCGGTTGTATTTTGTatagtttttcagaaaatgcttagCACTTTTGAGTTGCTAGATTCTGACAGGTTATTATGAATTATGAGAGCATTCTATGCAATACTTCAGTAGGGTATTGATCTGAATTGTGTACTCACAGATTGAAAACTGGGTTCTGTGTATTGAATAGagctattttataaataaaagtagaTGGAGATGCAATAACTGTAGCTAGCTTTCTATTATTAATTAATTGCTTAGGGCTAGAATGTAGCTCGCTGTACGTGTATATTCAGGGGCAGGGGAATAGTACAGAGAGATGTTTTATTATTCCAAAAATATCAGTAGTCACTGCTCAAAAAATCCACTGTTCATCATCAAATGTAAAGTGTTAGCATAAGAGTAATCAGTATTGCAGGAGGGAACCTAATTTTGAAGTATGTGGCCTaaaattaagtaattaaaaaattagtctGAGTTAGGGATGTTTCTGAGCTGTatccctgctgctttttctgggaAATGGGGTCATCAGCAAGAGCTCTCAAAGTCAGTCTGCTACTACCAGCTGGTAAGGTAACCATAAAGATGTGCCCGGTTTTTTAGTAAGTGAATAAATTAAATAGTGATAATATAAGTTTCTAGCCCTTATATTTGTGGAGAGAGTCATCAAAACACAATCCACACACAGACCATTTACTGACTCTATAGCTAAAGCATCAGCGCCTCTGCTACAGCCCCTTGTCATCTAAAGGCTTTGCTAATCAAAAGCTGACTAGACTTAAGGGgtttctattattattattgggaTTCATTGTCGGCTTTACTTTGCTGCTCCTTTGGGACAAATacaagaaggaataaaaaataatagagcATAAAATCTTGTcaaaggcagcagggaagggaagtgtGTTAAACAAAATGCTGTAAGCACGTGCTGGCAGTAGGAGATGGGTGGCCGGTGTTTGAGGTGTCACAGGGACTCCTAAGCTGCCACCACCCCTTTGGGGCTCTAACCTGCCAGAAGGCTCAGAGGGAGCCTTCTGCACTCGGGAACTGGTTGGATCCTCTGGGCAGCACAAGTAGGTTCAGCTCTTGAGTTTTCTAAGCTCCCTATATTGTGgaacagatttttatatttgtgtcattattttttctcgtcttttttttttatttttttcacagtctgcattttattttattttcttattttaaaaagtagatgagaattcattaaaataagttttctgtCTCGACAGTACAGCATTGGGCAGATGGTTTGGAAATTTTATAGAAAGATGAATCTTACAGGCCCCAGTTAACATCTGACACCGTGACCCATTTCACAAACGAATTGCATGCCACATGCTTGAAAAGTGAAGTATTTGagtgaaagagaaacaaaatgcacCAAACCCTTTGGAGTTCAACATTACTAACAATCATTCCCTATAAAAGCAGGGAAATCTTTTCCAGAAGAGTGCGAACTTGAACTATGCCCGTTTCCCTGCATCCTCCGTGGCGTGCACATGCAAATCTGGAGACCTACTTTTCTATACCCGTTAACCTTCCTCCTCCCGTGTAGGTGTAGTGCCCGTGGGGACAGAGTGGGGCAGGGAACCTCTGCCAGGCAGTTCAGCTCTGGGCCATTCCTGCACCTGCAGCTGGGGATAACAAGGCTTCCCCTCTGCCTCAAGTGCTCACGAGATTAGCACATGAAAAGTCTTCTCTAAAGCAAAGTATTATGCTGTTGTTTCGCAGAGGTCCGAGTTGCCTGACCTTAAGTGTGTCAGCTAAAATCACATCTTGACATGCACATGGAAACTCAACTTGGGGGGGGGGTAAACAAGCCAACCCTGTATAGTTGCTTCATatttaacagctttttcttcaaaattcaagattcttttcattttattattattctttcccTAACAGTGGAGATTTTGACCAAGGAAATGATGGAGATCACATACCTTGGAGAATTATTCTGAGTTTGCAAGTGGTCTGGGGGGGGAAGTATTACCTTACTATCAGTATGCTGCTGTTgtgaggagaagaaaatcttttctCAGTAAATGCctataaaattgttttatgaaaaatagaCCTGGAATAAATAGGAATCTACAGTGTCTAACCAAATCAAGTTTTGCAGTGCAGCTGGCACAGAAATTACCAGGAGCAGGAGCTT comes from Ciconia boyciana chromosome 3, ASM3463844v1, whole genome shotgun sequence and encodes:
- the KLHL32 gene encoding kelch-like protein 32 isoform X7; this translates as MPSERCLSVQEMLTGQRLCQSSSHNDAVLAALNQQRSDGILCDITLIAEEQKFHAHKAVLAACSDYFRAMFSLCMVESEADEVNLHGVTSLGLKQALDFAYTGQILLEPGVIQDVLAAGSHLQLLELLSLCSYYLIQLAVRWLEHNCRYQYMDELLQYVRFGLMDVDTLHTVALSHPLVQASETATALINEALAYHQSIYAQPVWQTRRTKPRFQSDTLYIIGGKKREICKVKELRYFNPVDQENVHIAGIANWSELAPMPVGRSHHCVAVMGDFLFVAGGEAEHSTGRTCAVRTACRYDPRTNSWAEIAPMKNCREHFVLGAVDEYLYAVGGRNELRQVLPTVERYCPKKNKWTFVQSFDRSLSCHAGYVVDGLLWISGGVTNTAQYQNRLMVYDPQQVLDVSKEGKEEVFYGPTLPFASNGIAACFLPAPYFTCPNLQTLQVPHHRIGTM